Below is a genomic region from Micropterus dolomieu isolate WLL.071019.BEF.003 ecotype Adirondacks unplaced genomic scaffold, ASM2129224v1 contig_11334, whole genome shotgun sequence.
actgaaaagtctgAAAGTCCGGACCCAGCGAGGCGTGAAAGCCGCCTGAAACACCAAACGTTCTTCCTCACTGAGGAAATGTTCGCTCTCATGCTCTCTCTGTCCCAGTAGAACCAGTAGAGATGTCCCAGTAGAGTCCTGCAGGCTGTGGTGCTGAGCGGAGCTTCAGGATGGAGATCCTGGTGGCCAAGCTGCTCGGCCTGCTGGGATTGTTCGGCCTCATGCTGGCCGGCGTCCTGGTCCCGGTGCGCCTCCTGCTGGTCGACTACGACAAGGCTCACAGATACAGGAGGGCGCTGTCGCTCTGCAACTCGttcggaggaggcgttttcctGGCGACGTGCTTCAACGCTCTGCTGCCCGCCGTCAGAGACAAGGTAACGCACAAATTACAACTTCACGCCTGACACTTTGACTTTGTCGTGAGGAGGTACGAGCTGAACACGCAACAGGAAGCAACGACACATTCGGTGACGGTTATTTACAAAAGGATTTGGATCCAGATCCAGAATCAGATCCTCGgtctgttttctctcctcagGTGGCCGACGTGTTCCGGCAGCTGAAGATCAGCAGCGACTATCCTCTGGCCGAGACGATGATGATGCTCGGCTTCTTCCTCACCGTGTTCGTGGAGCAGGCCGTCCTCACCTTCAGGAAGGAGAAACCGGCCTTCATCGACCTGGAGACCTTCAACGCCGGCGGCTCCGAGGCCGGCAGCGACTCAGAGTACGACACGCCCTTCATCTCCTCGGCACGGGGCTCGCCGGCCGGCGGCGGTCGCCGATTGCACGGACACCAGCACGGGCACTTCAGCCCCGCCGAGCTGGCGGGGGCGGGGCCTCTGCGGCTGGCCAGCCTGGTCCTGGCTCTGTCGGCTCACTCGGTGTTTGAGGGCCTGGCGCTCGGCCTGCAGGAGGACGGAGGAAAGCTGGGCGGCCTCTTCCTGGGCGTGGCCGTGCACGAGACGCTGGCCGCCGTGGCGCTCGGGGTGAGCGTGGCCAAGGCGTCCCTTGGCATGAAGGACGCCGCAAAGCTGGGCGTCACGGTCAGCCTGATGATCCCGCTGGGGATGGTGGTGGGGATGGGCATCGAGTCGGCTCAGACGCTGGCTGGCGCCGTGGTGTCGGTGGTGCTGCAGGGATTCGCCGCCGGCACCTTCCTGTTCGTCACCTTTTTTGAGATTCTGTCCCGAGAGCTGGACGACAAACAGGACCGGCTGCTCAAAGTGCTCTTCCTCATCCTCGGCTACGCGGCGCTGGCCGCGCTCGTCTTCATCAAGTggtgacagacaggaagtgcacGGACGCACACAGCCAAACCAAAGGAAACGCACAACTCCGCGAAGATTTCAGCTGAGAGGCGGAAACACCTGCAGCAGCTGgatcaactatttatttttattcagatttaaacaaaaataacacatgaaaGTTAACAAAACCACCGACACCCTAGATTATTGTCGGTACCTGCGCTCACAGGAAGTGTGGACACGTCTGCGGTCAGGGAACTGGCGGTGAACGAGTTCCAGGACGGAGCTGAAAGAGTTGAATGACAGCAGCTCTGACtagtgataaaaataaataaatctatctaaaacacacacacacactgtagagaAGAGTTTGTCTGAGACGTCCCCTCAGACAAACCTTGGAAAAAGGCGCCCTCTTACTTTTCAGTTTGCTTCCTGAAGCAGGttttagtttctgactctgggaaagTATCTTCTGCATCTCTTTTAACCAAATCGCACACATTCAGGCTGGTCTGTGTGATCTCCTTTTCATAACTAATATTTTCACGTCCGTTCACTGAGCCcgcctcccactttgaaaacctgcTGCAGAGGATAAAGGCCATTTTATACATCTGCGCTGAATCTACGTCGTAGCCCGTCGAGAACTTCCACCGagatgtaactacacgtcgcgGCTACGCAGACAGCAAagtgtgattggtcagcttggCAGCATTGTATTTCCTTTTGAGTCCACAGGAAGTGCTGCGTGCTCTGAAGCCAGTTTTACTAGCAGCCAAACCAGCGGCGGGAACACGGTGGTTAAATACTTTTGAGCGTCGACGACGTAACGCAACGCAGACGCcaacacacaagtataaatgctcaCGACGAAGTATAAACGGGCTCTGAAAGAAGTATGTTTgagtttcattcattaataaaaagaTCTGAAGCAACACGTTACTGCTGAGAGAACATGTAGGTTAGATCGCACTCTGCAGGAATAATggattatatatataatccTGCTAAATATCGGTCAATCACTGATTATCAATTAGAAAAGAACGGCATGAAACGGTGGCAGTGTAACGGGTGCGCGAGCTGCagagttatgtatattatataatattattgatgcatttgttttttagcatcactttaatgttgcagctggtaaacgTGGAGCTAatttatatactgctgggtagtTTAATTATAATACATAGTTTCATActaattatattttgtgttaatCTTAAATCAGTGAATATAGCCGTCAGGTAATGTAGTGAAAAGTGTTTCCCTCTCAGATGTGGTGGAATAGAAGTAGAAGTACCTCAcagttgagtaaatgtactttccacaGCTGCAAAAGCCAAATCCAGCAGTTTAATACATATTAAGGTGTGAAGTTAGTCTGTACTATAAACACCGGAGCCTTTAAAGACAGTCGGGATATATCAGTGTCTGCACCTAAACCATTGtgatgttttgtatttttaaaggtTTGGCCCATCTCCTCATTTCTCCTGTGCTAGTTGACGTGAGATTATTGTCATGCTTGGTATTTAAGACCATgttgattatttatttgttgcGAGCGGCTGCAGAGCGACGTGATGTCCTCACGCTGCTGAAACCTCTGGCTCCTCTACGTTCACCAGCTCGTCTCTACCTGGAAATGTTAGGTtaggttttttgttgttgttgactcGATCCCCTGGGCCTCGTTGTTCATGGGCTAAAAGACTCCTGTTTATTTTCAGCAGTTAAAgggttgatttattttttatttttttatgttgacGTTATCTTGAGAAACAGCGcgctcttattttgaaagaaaGGCAAAATGAGTAGAAACCTTGATCAGCTTTCATATGATTGGCTGAGTGCTGATCATGTGATTGGTAGGTGTGTTGGGAGCgttctttttttcctgccagTGTTTCGACACTCTGTTAGGATTAGCCAATCAGGGGCGAGTTcgatctcaaaacgttttgcagcGTTCCGCAACGGGCTTCGAGTtatgttttcttgtgtttggcgGGCGTGTCTCAGGTGCTACCCAATCGGCTGCGACAAGTTCGTAAACACAACGgcgttaaaaaggcaggaaaatgcagtgcgcttgcgttcacaacagggtgttcgaggaaccaccgtttccgttgaaaaaTACGTTTTGTCGGCGCCGAACTCGCCCCCGTTGTTGAAACTTTTGCAGGACATAAATAACGTGTCTTAGGAGccctcccagcatgcactggggcAACAGAGCCTGCATTCTTACTGCTGTTATTGTGATAAACGTTTGCTCTCCATGATGTTTCCAGACTTTGATTTCTGTGTTAGATATTCATATTGACGAGGTGATGTTGGAGCGTGATTGGTGGAGGTTTCATGATCATAAACctgctgtgaaaataaaaacttaattaaAACGTATTTAATATCTTTTGATTCTTAAAGTCAATTTAAATATTCTGGCTGTCTCTCAACAGTCAGAAGCTTTTTAGttcatgtgttttcagttcCTCAGACTATTTTGTCGTGTCTTTGATCAGGTAACTCCTTCTTTATGAAACGTGTCATCATCTCAAAGATAATTAAATCAACACTGTTATTATAAATCTAACACATTTGTGTCCGTCCATGAGTTCGCGTCTCAGTTGTTGTTCCACAAATAACGACGAGAACCCTGTTGTTCTGACTCGTGTTCCTCCCTCAGAGGCCGCCGCTCTGCCGTGGCGTTCATCCTGACAGAGTTGGACCTCTCGGAGACGAGTCGACGCAGAACTCTCAGCTCTGTAGCTCCAGCTACAAAACTTTCCCCACAGTTTTCACCCGAGGCGGCTGAAAGTTGGCATGGAGGTCAAGTAAGTTTGTGTGTGAACATCTGTGTTTGAGGTTCTGCCACTTGGCTAAAAGGAGGCGTGGTAATGGCGGTGGCCTTCAGTGAAAAGGTGCACGAGTAACAACTTGCACACGTTTTTATGGAAAGATTGGTCATCAGACAGACCGCTTGTAAACACACCGTGTGCCTAAGCAAAAgtccgttttagtttaaaaataaagaaatacagacgAAGAATCGCACCGGATTtaattttgcatggaccaatcacgagctgggactgttactgaatggtggcggcggaaaacagactgggagtaaatatggcgacatgcacagtacaagtgtcgGCTGTAAGTGTTGtttgcacggtacaaaatattttaatgaaaataccaaatcaaaaactccgtcagcagcatcgtgtttctgctttgcacgacttatgagacccaatcagagagccgagcgtgagcgtcatcgtttctaaagtcctccgttctTACCCGTTTTCACTAAAACGCTAcctggagttttaaaatgaaaaacggggtcggcagcgttttcaaacttctccgttttagttctttgtttTCACcgtttagtctggacgggaggcgcAGACGCAGCAA
It encodes:
- the LOC123965794 gene encoding zinc transporter ZIP3-like produces the protein MEILVAKLLGLLGLFGLMLAGVLVPVRLLLVDYDKAHRYRRALSLCNSFGGGVFLATCFNALLPAVRDKVADVFRQLKISSDYPLAETMMMLGFFLTVFVEQAVLTFRKEKPAFIDLETFNAGGSEAGSDSEYDTPFISSARGSPAGGGRRLHGHQHGHFSPAELAGAGPLRLASLVLALSAHSVFEGLALGLQEDGGKLGGLFLGVAVHETLAAVALGVSVAKASLGMKDAAKLGVTVSLMIPLGMVVGMGIESAQTLAGAVVSVVLQGFAAGTFLFVTFFEILSRELDDKQDRLLKVLFLILGYAALAALVFIKW